The following coding sequences are from one bacterium SCSIO 12741 window:
- a CDS encoding nucleotidyltransferase encodes MNIIVPMAGMGKRMRPHTLTVPKPLIPVAGKPIVQRLVEDIAGLCTEKIDEIAFVIGDFGAETEAKLLAIAESLGAKGKICYQKEALGTAHAILCAEETLKGKTIVAFADTLFRADFKLETERDGILWVSQIEDPSAFGVVKLDDNQVITDFVEKPKTWVSDLAMIGIYYFKDGETLRQELQYLIDNDIINDGEYQLPEALKNMTAKGMQFVPGKVDEWLDCGNKNATVYTNQRVLENTKDQLKNGDNLVLENSVIIPPCYIGEGVSLKNAIVGPHVSVGDNCQIENSVVSNSIVQANSDLNQLVVADSMIGHHARVEGSAMDLSISDYSTLKA; translated from the coding sequence ATGAATATAATAGTTCCAATGGCTGGAATGGGCAAGCGAATGCGCCCACACACCTTAACCGTACCGAAACCATTAATCCCCGTAGCAGGCAAACCAATTGTTCAACGTTTAGTTGAAGACATCGCTGGTTTGTGCACCGAAAAGATTGACGAGATTGCCTTTGTGATTGGTGATTTTGGAGCAGAAACGGAAGCCAAGCTTCTCGCTATAGCAGAATCACTCGGCGCCAAGGGAAAGATTTGTTACCAAAAAGAAGCTTTGGGAACGGCCCACGCCATTCTTTGTGCCGAAGAAACGTTGAAAGGCAAAACCATTGTTGCCTTTGCAGATACCTTGTTTCGTGCCGATTTCAAATTGGAAACCGAACGCGATGGAATTCTTTGGGTAAGCCAAATTGAAGATCCAAGCGCATTTGGGGTAGTAAAGCTGGACGACAATCAAGTCATTACCGACTTTGTAGAAAAGCCCAAAACCTGGGTATCGGATTTGGCTATGATTGGTATCTACTACTTCAAAGATGGAGAGACACTCCGCCAAGAATTGCAATACCTCATCGACAACGACATCATCAACGATGGCGAATACCAATTGCCAGAGGCGCTGAAGAACATGACCGCCAAGGGCATGCAATTTGTACCAGGCAAAGTGGATGAGTGGCTCGACTGTGGAAATAAGAACGCAACCGTTTATACCAATCAACGGGTTTTGGAAAACACCAAAGACCAGTTGAAAAATGGAGATAACCTGGTTCTGGAAAACAGTGTGATCATTCCTCCCTGTTACATCGGGGAAGGAGTATCGTTAAAAAATGCAATTGTAGGCCCGCACGTGAGCGTTGGAGACAATTGCCAGATCGAAAACTCCGTTGTGAGCAACAGTATTGTTCAAGCCAATTCTGATTTGAATCAGCTGGTAGTAGCTGACTCTATGATCGGACACCATGCCCGCGTAGAAGGATCTGCGATGGACTTGAGCATTAGTGATTACAGTACTCTAAAAGCCTAA